The genomic interval CAGTAGAGATAAGATCTAAAATGGAGGAGATGACTTACGCACTCTGTGACACAATCAGGGGATGCAAACTGTACATAGAAAAGTACCCTAAAGGAATATACATAAATGACCCACAGGTAAAGCGAGTTAAAAAACTCCTCGTAGCTGTGCACTATTTACCGGCAAAAACACTTGAAGGACATCACGGACCGATTAATTGTATAGGAGTTATGGAACAGAGAGCTTTCTCCGGTTCAGACGATAAGACCATAAAGATGTGGGATGTGCCTACCGGCACGCTGATATATAGTTACGAGGGGCACACTGACGGAGTGTCCTCTGTAGCAATATCTGGTAAAACAATGGCCTCAGCTTCAGAAGACAGAAGCATAATAATCTGGAATCTTGAAGAGAACAGCATCATGCGCAGAATCACAGGACATGAAGGGTGGATTACCACTGTGGCCATATCAGGTGGATTTGTGGTATCAGGGTCTGAGGATAAAACCATAAAGATATGGAATATTGAAAGTGGCGCTCTCATAAAAACCATCCCTGCACATACCGGCACTATATGGAAAGTGGCAGTATCCGGAGAGAAAATTATTTCCAGCTCAGAGGATAAAACCATAAGAGTCTGGAACATGAAAACCGGTGAGTTGATAAAGAAATTTGAGGGACATGCTGATAACGTATGGTCTTTTGATGTGGCTGGCGACAGGATTATCTCCGTGTCATGGGACGATACGATAAGAGCGTGGGACCTAAAAACAGGTACGGCATTATACACGGTAAAAGCAAACTCTGGCAGAATTTATGCTGTTTGCGTGCATAATAATAAGATATTTACCGGGTCATGGGACAGAAAGATTCGTGTTTGGGACCTTAACAGCGGTGACCATCTGACAACGATGGAGGGGCACCAGGAGAGTGTCTATGCTATAGTTGCCATGGGGGAGAAAATAATCTCAGCATCCTATGACAAATCTCTTATAGTTTGGGAGGTTGAATCCGAGGAAAAAGCAGATAGCTCCAGCGACAGCGCATTTGTGTAGTTCTATAACAAAATTATGACACCTATAGAGATTTACAAGGAACTGCCAAAGACCAATTGCGGCCAATGTGCAGAAAAGACCTGTATGGCACTTGCCATTGTGGTTTCAAAAGGCTCTAAAACTCTTGATGTTTGCCCATCTCTGCCGAAAGAGACCGTAGAGCGTCTATCCAACTCTATAAAAACCGTGGATGTAACCAAAACCATCCTTGAAAATCTCAGGGTGGAAACAGAAAAAATCAATCTTGAAGCTGCCGCAGCTGCTATCGGCGCTCAAATTGTAGATAATGGAATTAAAATACACTGCATGGGAGCAGACTACACTATCGAAAAAAACGGCACTATAGAAACCGATGGCCAGGTAAATGTCTGGATAAATATACTGCTTCTAATTTATATAAAAATGGGCAGTGCTATTAAAGATTCCTCCTCAGGTAATGTTCCAGTGCGATGGGTTTCTTTTGATGAGCTCAAATCCGGCAGCATGAAATCCAATTCGTATAGAAAAGAGTCTGAAATCCCACTGACAGCCATGTTTGAAAACGATTATACCCGCACGGTTAATGCGCTCACCCTCCTTGGAGCAAAACCCTATGCCGGCCAACCCTCAGACAACGCATGGATAGTATATCTTCTGCCCAAAATCCCCGTCTTAATCCTCTACTGGAGAGGCGATGGCGAATTCCCCACCGACGTTAAAATCCTGTTCCCCCATGATACAGATAGTTTCATGGACGTTGAGTCAGTTATCTTTTTGATGCGTGAAATGGTTATCGCTCTTAAAGAACTATGAAAATATTTTGACACGAACGCCTTTTTAAAAGTCCGCGGTTGAGTATCAGGTTTGCTACTCAACCACCTCAACACTATCCTCCCTGAGTAAATCAAAAACCCTGATTTTACCATCGTCTTGAATAAAATTAAATCGTGTTGCTGTGTTTTTGATTTGAGGTTGAACGTTAATCAGATCGATTCCGGTCACTATTTCCTGAGTTGAGGCTTTTCCTATTGTCCCCATCATTTTTGATACAGCTACCGTAACAGCCTTAAAGTCTATAATAAAATAAAACTCCTTTTTGAGCTTTTTGAATTCCTCAACAGTTTCATTTATGAGGTCAATCACCTCATCCTGTTCATTAATACTGCCGTTTTCAAAAACAATATTAAATGATAATTTCTTTTTCATCTCTTCTCCTCTCTATTTAAAAGATTTTTATTTATTCAATTGTTTCCATAGAAATTCAGGTTTTTCTTTTTGTCGTTGATATCGGAATTAATATGGTTTGCTCCCTTAGTTTTGACTACCATAGTTACCTTATTGCCCCGTTCGTTGAAAAACAGGGTAAATCCTGTTTCCACTATTAACCAAAGCCCCCTTCCACGCGCATTTGAAAGAGGAGGACATTGTGTCGGTATTGTATGCGGAGGACCGTTTCCTTCATCTTCAATGGAAAAAGTTAATAACTCTGAAGTCATCTCCCATTCAATGAAGATTTTACGGCCAGTCTCAAATTTATTGCCGTGTTCCTGAGCGTTTATAAGAAGTTCGATTAACGCTGATTTGATATTGAAAATTTCTTGTTTATTACCAAAAGCAAAATCCTCTAAAACAGGACTAATCTCGTTTGCAAACAGTTCAATCTGTTCGTCTGTACTAAAAATTGTGCGTTTATACGTAAACTACTCCTTTTCTATAATTATGATAGTTATGTCATCATCGAATTTGCTGGTGAAGTTTTGCATTTCACAAACAAGAGCGTCTTTCATATCCTCGGATGATAAAGAAGAATTTATTCTCATAAAATTTATAAGGTTGTCTGTTCCGAAGGGTTTGCCCTCAGGGTTGACTGCTTCAATCAGACCGTCCGTGTAAATAAGCAAGCGATCGCCCTGCTTAAACTCAAACGCCACTTCTTGTACATTCACCTCTGGAAACATACCAAGTGGGGAGCCAGAGGATGTTAACTCGATTACATCCTCACCGCTTAACAAAAGCGGAGCGGGTTGCCCTGCATTAGAGAATATAAAATTTTTCTGATTAAAAATCAAATACATACATGCCACGAAGCTATTTTCCTGAGACAACAAGTCATAAATATCGCTGTTTATGCCTGATAGGAATTCAGAGGGATGAAGGGATGGCGCCGGGTAATAGTCAATGGTGGATAAAATCCGCATTGACATAAGCGCTGCCGATACGCCGTGACCACAAGTGTCGGCAAAAAAAAGTCCGGCTTTACCTGTAACCATTGCTTTTGAGAAAAAGAAATCTCCCGAAATATCTGCTGCAGGACTATTAAACAATACTACTTTTAGTCCGGCATTTATAAGATTTTTCTTGGTTTCCTGCGTGTTTGTCAGGAATTTTTTTTGAACCCTTGCGGCGTAGTGAAGATCGGCTGTTCTTTCCTTTTCCAGAGCATTCTTTGCCTTCACAGCAATAGATTTGGAGGAATATGCTTTTACGCGAGCCTGTAGTTCTGCCGGTTTAAACGGTTTACTTATGAAATCATCGGCGCCAAACTCATGGGCCTTTTTAATCTCATTGGCTTCACAAGTAATTACGGATGTCAGTATAATCACAGGAATTTCTTTGGTGTCAACATCTTTTCTTAATTCTGCCAAAGCGGTGTAACCATCCATTACCGGCATCACAATATCCAGTATGATGAGATCAGGTTTATGTTCCCTCGCAAGCCTTAGCCCCTCCTGTCCGTTTTCGGCAAGAATAACTTCATTGCCATCCTTTTCAAGATAAGCTTTACAAAGGAGACGAATGCTTTTATCGTCATCTGCGATTAACACCTTAATATTAGCAGGTATTTTGCTCATTCCAGACCTGTATAAATTATTTCTATGTTTTGGAAAAACGCCAATCTATCTGTCTCTTAAATATCCTTGAAACAGATCTCTTAAAGAAACATCAACTCTAACTATTAATTTCGACACAGCCCAGCTACTTTGTCTCCTACCTCTTATCACCCACAGTTGTTATTATTAACGCCATTATGCTTCTTTAAATAGTAGCATACTAATGCAGCTATAGTCAACAAATTTGAAATACATATGGTCAAAGTGGCAGACACAGCGCTTTAAGCTGCAAAAAAAAACGGCGTCAGAAATAAATATAAAATTATGATATAATCACCGCGTAACAAATAACGAAAATAAGTAAAAGGAGATACGTATAATGAGGATTGCTCTGACGATTTGTTTCACTATGATAATCGCTACAACAGCCTATGCGGCAGAAGGAGTATCTCAGATTGACAAAGCTGACACTGCCTGGATACTGGTTTCTGCCGCTATGGTGCTTCTTATGACACATGGCCTGGCTCTGTTTTATGGTGGTATGGTTAGAAAGAAAAATGTTCTGGGAACAATTATGCACAGCTTTATAGCAATTGCTATTGTAAGTGTACAGTGGGTTGTAATAGGGTACAGTTTGGCTTTTGGGCCTGATATTAAAGGAATAATCGGAGGGCTTGATTGGGCATTCTTAAGGGGTGTTGGACTGCAACCTAATCCCGACTATGCAGGAACTGTCCCTCACCTTGCGTTTATGATTTATCAGGCGATGTTTGCCGTGATAACACCGGCTCTTATCAGCGGAGCACTGGCTGAGAGGATAAAATTTTCGTCCTTTATTTTATTTATTATTTTATGGTCAACGGTTATTTATGCTCCGGTTGCTCACTGGGTATGGGGCAAAGGAGGATGGCTTGGGAGTTTGGGAGTGCTTGATTTTGCAGGCGGAATAGTTGTGCACGTTACATCCGGCCTTTCTGCGCTTGCCGCCGCACTCTATATAGGTAAACGTAAAGGCTATCCACATGATATAACCCCTCCCCATAACCTTCCGCTGACTGTAATAGGGACAGGGATATTGTGGTTTGGGTGGTTTGGTTTTAACGCTGGCAGCGCACTAACCTCAGGCGCACTGAGCACAGTAGCCTTTGTAACATCCCATATATCCGCAGTGGCTGCAGTAGTTACCTGGGTAACCATAGAGTGGCTGCAACACGGTAAACCAACAGTTTTCGGCGCAGCAACGGCCTCAGTGGCAGGCCTTGCCACAATAACCCCTGCTGCCGGGTTTGTCTCTCCTATGTCTGCCATGATTATAGGCGTCCTTGCAGGCTCTATTTGCTACACGGCACTTAATTTAAAACCGCGGCTTGGAT from Nitrospirota bacterium carries:
- a CDS encoding ammonium transporter → MIIATTAYAAEGVSQIDKADTAWILVSAAMVLLMTHGLALFYGGMVRKKNVLGTIMHSFIAIAIVSVQWVVIGYSLAFGPDIKGIIGGLDWAFLRGVGLQPNPDYAGTVPHLAFMIYQAMFAVITPALISGALAERIKFSSFILFIILWSTVIYAPVAHWVWGKGGWLGSLGVLDFAGGIVVHVTSGLSALAAALYIGKRKGYPHDITPPHNLPLTVIGTGILWFGWFGFNAGSALTSGALSTVAFVTSHISAVAAVVTWVTIEWLQHGKPTVFGAATASVAGLATITPAAGFVSPMSAMIIGVLAGSICYTALNLKPRLGYDDSLDAFGVHGVGGFIGTVCVGIFASLAFNEHGANGLLLGNTKQFIVQIAAAAGVGIFSFVVTLILIKIVDIVTGGIRVNHENETEGLDVTQHGESGYYF
- a CDS encoding PEGA domain-containing protein, which codes for MEILNTLAIIIILGGILAIAYQVFIFMEHKSNLTITCDHLDSEVYVDGLLVGEPPVETRVSPGSHNILIKKMLDDGSYFMYEGVVNLGKGAVKNLDYILQQKFTEKYYWQKATMSDEIADYKDYIERYPEGAFVDEATERTEDIIYEKAEDLKSCEEYLKLYHSGKHSVEIRSKMEEMTYALCDTIRGCKLYIEKYPKGIYINDPQVKRVKKLLVAVHYLPAKTLEGHHGPINCIGVMEQRAFSGSDDKTIKMWDVPTGTLIYSYEGHTDGVSSVAISGKTMASASEDRSIIIWNLEENSIMRRITGHEGWITTVAISGGFVVSGSEDKTIKIWNIESGALIKTIPAHTGTIWKVAVSGEKIISSSEDKTIRVWNMKTGELIKKFEGHADNVWSFDVAGDRIISVSWDDTIRAWDLKTGTALYTVKANSGRIYAVCVHNNKIFTGSWDRKIRVWDLNSGDHLTTMEGHQESVYAIVAMGEKIISASYDKSLIVWEVESEEKADSSSDSAFV
- a CDS encoding DUF3786 domain-containing protein, which produces MTPIEIYKELPKTNCGQCAEKTCMALAIVVSKGSKTLDVCPSLPKETVERLSNSIKTVDVTKTILENLRVETEKINLEAAAAAIGAQIVDNGIKIHCMGADYTIEKNGTIETDGQVNVWINILLLIYIKMGSAIKDSSSGNVPVRWVSFDELKSGSMKSNSYRKESEIPLTAMFENDYTRTVNALTLLGAKPYAGQPSDNAWIVYLLPKIPVLILYWRGDGEFPTDVKILFPHDTDSFMDVESVIFLMREMVIALKEL
- a CDS encoding fused response regulator/phosphatase; the encoded protein is MSKIPANIKVLIADDDKSIRLLCKAYLEKDGNEVILAENGQEGLRLAREHKPDLIILDIVMPVMDGYTALAELRKDVDTKEIPVIILTSVITCEANEIKKAHEFGADDFISKPFKPAELQARVKAYSSKSIAVKAKNALEKERTADLHYAARVQKKFLTNTQETKKNLINAGLKVVLFNSPAADISGDFFFSKAMVTGKAGLFFADTCGHGVSAALMSMRILSTIDYYPAPSLHPSEFLSGINSDIYDLLSQENSFVACMYLIFNQKNFIFSNAGQPAPLLLSGEDVIELTSSGSPLGMFPEVNVQEVAFEFKQGDRLLIYTDGLIEAVNPEGKPFGTDNLINFMRINSSLSSEDMKDALVCEMQNFTSKFDDDITIIIIEKE
- a CDS encoding ATP-binding protein encodes the protein MFSTDEQIELFANEISPVLEDFAFGNKQEIFNIKSALIELLINAQEHGNKFETGRKIFIEWEMTSELLTFSIEDEGNGPPHTIPTQCPPLSNARGRGLWLIVETGFTLFFNERGNKVTMVVKTKGANHINSDINDKKKNLNFYGNN